One Bombus fervidus isolate BK054 chromosome 5, iyBomFerv1, whole genome shotgun sequence DNA window includes the following coding sequences:
- the LOC139987608 gene encoding gem-associated protein 6, which translates to MEENSHFSHKIYKNDPLLFKSYVGKEVNISTEDNNTISGIVYTVDPVSESIVLLQGCQQNNLKIVFGHAIKNIEISPNQLCELPQLFMNAPTSILRSTVEKRKSAVIKLLQENRFPVKEQNDILTIENVLSIKPPYEPADCICDNSIILGRIQNLLSRIQI; encoded by the exons ATGGAAGAGAATTCGCATTTTTCccataaaatttacaaaaatgatCCCTTATTATTTAAGAGTTACGTTGGTAAAGAAGTGAACATTTCAACTGAAGATAATAACACGATTTCTGGTATTGTTTATACGGTTGATCCGGTATCAGAAAG TATTGTACTCCTACAAGGCTGccaacaaaataatttaaaaattgtatttggtcatgcgataaaaaatatagagatCTCTCCAAATCAATTATGCGAATTACCACAATTGTTTATGAACGCGCCAACAAGTATTCTTCGATCGACAGTAGAGAAGCGAAAAAGtgctgtaataaaattattgcaagAAAATAGATTCCCCGTAAAAGAACAGAACGATATTTTAACAATAGAAAATGTACTTTCAATAAAACCACCGTATGAGCCCGCAGATTGCATTTGCGATAATAGCATTATCTTGGGAAGAATTCAAAATCTTCTTTCCCGTATACAAATTTGA
- the Trs23 gene encoding trafficking protein particle complex subunit 4-like protein Trs23 encodes MVIYGVYIVSKSGGLIFNHDHNVPRIENERTFNFPLDIKLNYENKKIVVSFGQKDGINVGHVLTAVNGSPVIGRELENGKDVFELVEQPENFPMSLRFSRARMTTNEKIFLASMFYPLFAIASQLSPEPRCSGIEILEADTFRLHCYQTLTGIKFIVVAEPTQSGIEILLKRVYELYADYALKNPFYSLEMPIRCELFETNLQSLLENVEKSGASNV; translated from the exons atGGTTATTTATGGTGTTTATATCGTATCAAAGTCGGGTGGACTAATATTTAATCACGATCACAATGTTCCacgaattgaaaatgaaaggacatttaattttcctcttgatataaagttaaattacgaaaataaGAAGATTGTCGTCTCATTTGGGCAAAAAGATGGAATTAATG TGGGTCATGTTTTAACTGCAGTAAATGGTAGTCCCGTAATAGGTCGCGAATTGGAGAATGGGAAAGATGTGTTTGAATTGGTAGAACAACCAGAGAATTTTCCTATGTCGCTTAGATTTAGTCGAGCGAGGATGACAAccaatgaaaaaatttttttagcaTCAATGTTCTATCCTCTATTTGCAATTGCTAGTCAATTAAGTCCCGAACCCCGTTGTTCTGGCATTGAAATTTTAGAAGCAGATACATTTAGATTACATTGCTACCAAACATTGACTGGAATTAAATTCATTGTGGTAGCAGAACCTACACAAAGTGGAATAGAAATTCTGTTGAAAAGAGTATATGAACTATATGCAGATTATGCTTTGAAAAATCCTTTTTATTCACTGGAAATGCCAATTAGATGTGAATTGTTTGAGACTAATTTACAAAGCTTATTAGAAAATGTTGAGAAGTCTGGTGCTAGCAACGTGTAA
- the LOC139987605 gene encoding juvenile hormone epoxide hydrolase 1: MLKIAVVIALCATGIAIFLSSTEEHKVPTLPETNWGPKKNGKESTEIRPFKIDVPAKVLDDLKYRLTHRRTYVQPLEDAAWTYGISTKYLNTVLDYWRDEYNWTERQALLNKYPQFITTIQGLDIHFYHVKPTNLPKDKKLKVLPLLILHGWPGSVVEFQKIIPILTKPWPNQNFVFEVIAPSLPGYGFSEGAVRPGMASSQMAVVFKNLMHRLGFEKFYVQGGDWGSLISANMATLFPEKITGLHANMCTTLMSASTFIWSVIGSYFPSLVGVSEHYSLYFPLSTTLSTLIEESGYFHIQATKPDTIGAALTASPDALAAYILEKFSTWTNKAYKERDDGGLTEKYTLDELLDNIMIYWVSNSITTSARLYAENFNSAYRALKIDQLPINVPTACAVFPRDLLVQPKSLLKSRYPNIIQYNVMPRGGHFAAFEEPRLLADDIFSFVKKTEELKAKSV; the protein is encoded by the exons atgttgaaaattgcAGTGGTGATAGCGTTATGTGCCACTGGAATAGCTATCTTTTTATC TTCCACGGAAGAACATAAGGTTCCAACCTTACCTGAGACAAACTGGGGAccgaagaaaaatggaaaagagtCTACAGAAATACGACCTTTCAAGATCGATGTACCAGCAAAA GTCTTGGATGATTTAAAATACCGCTTGACACATAGAAGAACGTACGTTCAACCATTGGAAGATGCTGCGTGGACTTACGGTATTTCGACTAAATACCTCAATACAGTACTTGATTATTGGAGAGatgaatataactggactgaAAGACAGGCGTTGCTAAACAAATATCCTCAGTTTATCACAACCATCCAAG GTTTGGATATACATTTCTATCATGTGAAACCAACAAATCTACCAAAGGATAAGAAGTTGAAAGTTCTGCCTCTGCTAATCCTACACGGATGGCCGGGATCAGTTGTGGAATTCCAAAAAATTATACCTATACTAACAAAACCTTGGCCTAATCAGAACTTCGTGTTCGAAGTTATTGCACCGTCACTTCCGGGATACGGTTTCTCAGAAGGAGCGGTACGACCGGGCATGGCTAGTAGTCAG ATGGCTGTAGTATTCAAGAATCTGATGCATAGACTTGGCTTTGAAAAGTTTTATGTCCAAGGAGGTGATTGGGGATCTCTTATTTCCGCTAACATGGCTACTCTATTTCCCGAAAA AATAACTGGATTACACGCAAACATGTGTACCACCCTGATGTCAGCGTCCACTTTCATTTGGTCAGTTATTGGTAGCTATTTCCCATCTTTAGTAGGAGTAAGCGAACATTATTCGCTATATTTCCCCCTCAGTACAACTTTGTCTACGCTAATTGAAGAAAGTGGTTATTTTCACATACAGGCTACAAAGCCAGACACTATAg GTGCTGCATTAACTGCCTCACCTGATGCATTAGCGGCATATATTTTGGAAAAGTTCAGCACATGGACAAATAAAGCATATAAAGAACGAGATGACGGTGGtttaacagaaaaatatacgTTAGACGAGCTGTTGGacaatataatgatatattggGTCAGTAACAGCATTACTACAAGTGCTAGACTTTATGCTGAAAACTTTAATTCAGCATATAGAGctttaaaaattgatca ATTGCCCATAAATGTACCTACAGCTTGTGCAGTATTCCCACGTGACCTATTAGTTCAGCCTAAAAGTTTGCTTAAATCAAGATATCCtaacataattcaatataatgttatgccaCGTGGTGGACACTTTGCAGCTTTTGAAGAACCTAGACTCCTAGCTGATGATATTTTcagttttgttaaaaaaactGAGGAACTTAAGGCAAAATCTGTATAA
- the LOC139987606 gene encoding guanine nucleotide exchange factor for Rab-3A yields MEQRKLAKSCDTLARLNKNEHKLFENQNHCIKPLPITFNEEDAEIINNKDSINDSTKLNHCNNSSKPLLCIKDSQNSQEREPPSPTTLQWGRAIAEVKEHAVAKLQDELKRAHEELKLKDEEVTRLSRIKQDVEAELEELTASLFQEAHNMVREANVRQATAERLLEESRMKAEVLAAEVAALKTLVLTSTPAKPNFHLHPQIDTKSRPNSEDTQQGLFARKHRRSPSHFNLKYGRESSPPDSPLKEQRSSLPSDRETLERDWKKDSEKEKDKECKDFGLEVDPRVHTEFLKWKSNPCVDKGDPFVGRIFTEDIDLCLDFPNKELGTKVKQAVLDGIIFIEAISDKTKFTFPKKCVLLEAPRQCYYRMRFGDQENQWYSISQICRNRIIAVCDFLNYLRYIERGLVKSSVHDVYWEITRLRKEMAFARLGLALSS; encoded by the exons ATGGAACAAAGAAAACTTGCAAAATCCTGTGACACTCTGGCAAGGTTGAACAAGAATGAACataaattgtttgaaaatcAAAATCATTGTATCAAGCCATTACCTATTACATTTAATGAAGAAGATGCcgaaataataaacaacaaaGATTCCATTAATGATTCAACAAAACTCAACCATTGTAATAACTCCTCAAAACCATTATTATGTATAAAGGACTCTCAA AACTCTCAGGAAAGAGAACCACCCTCACCAACCACTTTACAATGGGGTAGAGCTATAGCAGAAGTAAAGGAACATGCTGTAGCAAAATTACAAGATGAACTTAAGAGAGCACATGaggaattaaaattgaaagatgAAGAAGTCACAAGACTTTCAAGAATTAAACAAGATGTTGAAGCTGAATTGGAAGAACTCACTGCCAGCCTCTTTCAA GAGGCACATAACATGGTACGAGAAGCAAATGTACGTCAAGCTACAGCAGAGCGCCTACTGGAGGAAAGTCGTATGAAAGCTGAAGTTTTGGCTGCAGAAGTAGCAGCTCTAAAAACGTTAGTGTTAACTTCGACGCCGGCTAAACCAAACTTCCATCTACATCCGCAGATCGATACGAAAAGTCGTCCAAACAGTGAAGATACTCAGCAAGGTCTTTTTGCAAGGAAACATCGAAG ATCACCGTCgcatttcaatttaaaatacgGTCGAGAGAGTTCTCCACCGGATTCCCCACTGAAAGAACAAAGATCATCTCTACCTTCGGATCGAGAGACACTAGAAAGAGATTGGAAAAAAGATtcagaaaaggagaaagacaaagaatgcAAAGACTTTGGCCTCGAAGTTGACCCTAGAGTACATACAGAGTTTCTTAAATGGAAATCTAATCCATGTGTAGACAAAGGTGATCCTTTTGTTGGTAGAATCTTTACAGAAGACATCGATCTTTGCCTTGATTTCCCTAACAAAGAATTGGGTACAAAAGTTAAACAAGCCGTTCTCGATGGCATCATCTTTATCGAAGCGATCAGCGACAAAACTAAATTCACTTTTCCAAA aAAATGTGTATTGCTTGAAGCACCGCGCCAATGTTATTATCGTATGAGATTCGGAGATCAAGAAAATCAGTGGTACAGCATATCACAAATTTGTCGCAATCGA attATAGCGGTCTGcgattttttgaattatttacgtTATATTGAACGTGGCCTTGTTAAAAGCTCAg TTCACGATGTTTATTGGGAAATTACTCGATTACGGAAGGAAATGGCATTTGCTCGTTTGGGCCTCGCACTATCGTCTTAA
- the LOC139987601 gene encoding tonsoku-like protein yields MDIGRLIKKKKRVKRDGNLQQLAEIVKELGDVYFESDKYEDALQEYTEQLEICNILGDKLNIAVAHRMIGEIQASLGNYEEALSHQNLYLEGAKEIQNLLEEQRAYATLGRTYFCWAESQPEESERKPDALISARQAYTKSIRLCNELGDTNIDLKELMTMRARLLLNLGLVLEAEKKHQEAVDLLEKAAGLCKTHNLREDFYRTQIALGGIYERNRDYDLALTHYETAVEVDNSSLKAEARFLQAELLLKIGKWTESRKILVLLYVTENIPQNLKHQVEKCLRIVATLQTTEEALTTEKDTSIKLKYYETLGDAAVAAHCFEEAIEYYRKMLMCAEEIESDRTGAALLSLAQTLKDVERYNEALDFARRELELCTNPREICRSALFLIDLLITIKANNKEIEDIYSLALKNAKACNDISLETSVLREYLNYLTNTNRTEEIGALSEKLDTLEKLCNDTDSESESEEDNIGANICLEDLSDVEAELKVRENIKNRKRTRKTSVAIKRNEKGETQLHVACIHGNVETVEKLLESGHLTNVRDHFGWTPLHEAANHGHVEIAKLLLKYGADVNDPGSLMCQGVTPLHDAASCGNFTMMRFLIEHGANVELKTNDDDTALDCLEQWRDRVDVLSSEDQMEYDEMHKLLSAMIPASNKRISKRSHTSSCNSKTHSIDENVVIEKISAGEDYKRTIASLKHRNDPIGASLSSMKRNVNPLLNSEEVLLDDWLEDDINESINNRRCSDEHSSSMTKRKSSNGNVDVEKNLKRQKMNDEDQVIEDNECDVIEEDSNDSCSIEIRRISSERKIQKKKQQMSLLSIGFTKDSTSRSSSPVIPFNTGCESTEINTMRSVILNILVDGKMFKTQIEFSNTMKPLVKEIVADIETKFYNDTGCKVKLDLKTMDGIAINCNNVFTILNEGDIVKNLACEIIELETPSIVERYGAICKNYNIDIRECILKCLKSCENTFTLRLKQEDIRKEEFISLLKTLEYQKNVQILDLSGGNLYELGKSLNDCILRLSALQELCLQGCDIDFKCLSKLEKLPPQLKFLDLSYNPLGSSSQEILFKLFTPLTQLRTLNLRYCQLCNFRFLLNNNSLVNLDISWNCFSEDEVCGTLQRQLLNLNLSNTICSRDFNLVKNIFNKTDFSFVNLECLELASCELSDIDIRNILSRVSNLSKLVLKGNRKVGAQSLNLLLKYTPTLRHIDVSGCENITEFPDSEVFIEKPEICTLIVSMYPEVCDCWVRLWRGKGIVKKLPHNLTIFKPVF; encoded by the exons atggATATCGGAA gattaattaaaaagaagaaacgggtCAAGCGTGATGGCAACCTTCAGCAATTGGCTGAAATTGTTAAAGAGCTTGGTGACGTATACTTTGAAAGTGACAAGTATGAAGATGCTTTGCAGGAATATACAGAACAACTGGAAATTTGCAATATCTTAggagataaattaaatatagcaGTTGCTCATAGAATGATTGGAGAAATACAGGCAAGTCTTGGCAACTACGAGGAAGCATTGAGCCATCAAAATCTTTACTTGg AAGGGGCCAAGgagatacaaaatttattagaagaaCAACGAGCTTATGCAACATTAGGTAGAACATATTTTTGTTGGGCTGAAAGTCAGCCTGAAGAATCCGAAAGAAAACCTGATGCTCTTATAAGTGCAAGACAAGCGTACACGAAGAGTATACGTCTTTGCAATGA attGGGTGATACTAACATTGACCTAAAAGAATTAATGACAATGAGGGCACGATTGTTATTGAATTTGGGATTAGTACTAGAAGCTGAAAAAAAACATCAAGAGGCTGTTGATTTACTGGAAAAAGCTGCAGGTTTATGTAAGACACATAATTTACGGGAAGATTTCTATAGAACGCAAATTGCTCTCGGAGGAATTTACGAGCGAAATCGCGATTATGATCTGGCTTTAACACATTACGAAACTGCCGTTGAAGTTGATAATTCATCTTTAAAAGCAGAAGCACGATTTCTTCAAGCagaattacttttaaaaataggaaaatggACCGAATCACGAAAAATATTAGTGCTTCTTTACGTTACGGAAAACATACCACAAAATCTGAAGCATCAAGTAGAAAAATGTCTCAGGATAG TTGCAACATTACAAACAACTGAAGAAGCTTTAACTACAGAAAAAGATACCAGCATTAAGTTGAAATATTATGAGACATTAGGAGATGCGGCGGTGGCTGCACACTGTTTTGAGGAAGCCATAGAATATTACAGAAAGATGCTCATGTGTgcggaagaaatagaaagcgATCGCACAGGAGCAGCTTTATTAAGTTTAGCCCAAACATTGAAAGATGTCGAACGATATAACGAAGCATTGGACTTTGCTCGTAGAGAACTAGAACTATGCACAAATCCACGTGAAATATGTAGATCTGCTTTGTTCTTAATAGATTTATTGATAACTATTAAAGCAAACAACAAAGAGATTGAAGATATTTATAGTCTAGCCTTGAAAAATGCAAAAGCTTGCAATGATATTTCTTTAGAAACAAGTGTTTTAAGAGAATACTTGAATTATCTAACAAATACCAATAGAACAGAAGAGATAGGAGCACTTTCAGAAAAGTTAGATACGttagaaaaattatgtaatgATACAGATAGTGAAAGCGAATCAGAAGAAGACAATATTGGCGCAAACATTTGCTTGGAAGATTTGTCGGATGTTGAAGCAGAATTAAAAgttagagaaaatattaaaaatagaaaacgaacGAGAAAGACGTCGGTTGCTataaaaaggaacgaaaaaggagaaacacAACTTCATGTAGCTTGTATACATGGGAATGTTGAAActgtagaaaaattattagaatctGGTCATTTAACGAATGTTAGAGACCATTTTGGCTGGACTCCTCTTCATGAAGCAGCTAATCATGGTCATGTCGAAATTGCaaagttattattaaaatatggtGCAGATGTAAATGATCCTGGAAGTTTGATGTGCCAAGGAGTTACTCCTCTTCATGATGCGGCTTCCTGCGGCAATTTTACCATGATgagatttttaatcgaacacGGAGCAAATGTAGAACTTAAAACGAACGATGATGATACTGCACTAGATTGTCTAGAACAATGGAGGGATCGTGTTGATGTTTTATCTTCTGAAGATCAAATGGAGTATGATGAAATGCACAAATTATTGTCTGCTATGATACCAGCGAGTAATAAGAGAATTTCGAAACGATCTCATACATCATCATGCAATTCAAAAACTCACAGCATAGATGAAAATGTTGTTATAGAAAAGATCTCTGCAGGTGAAGATTATAAAAGAACTATAGCTAGCTTAAAACATAGGAATGATCCAATTGGAGCTTCTTTGTCCTCTATGAAACGAAATGTAAATCCACTTTTGAATAGTGAAGAGGTTCTTTTGGATGATTGGTTGGAAGATGATATCaatgaaagtataaataatagaaGGTGCTCTGATGAACATTCCTCCTCGATGACAAAGAGGAAATCAAGTAATGGAAATGTTGATgttgagaaaaatttaaaacggCAAAAAATGAATGATGAAGATCAAGTAATTGAAGATAATGAATGTGATGTAATAGAGGAGGATAGTAATGATAGTTGCAGTATTGAAATAAGACGGATTTCTAGTGAACGTAAGattcagaaaaaaaaacagcAAATGTCGTTGTTATCAATTGGATTTACTAAAGATTCTACTTCTCGAAGTTCTTCACCTGTAATTCCATTTAACACAGGATGTGAATCAACAGAAATCAATACTATGAGATCAGTTATTTTAAACATCCTTGTAGatggaaaaatgtttaaaaccCAAATAGAATTTTCGAATACAATGAAACCACTAGTAAAAGAAATTGTAGCTGATATTGAAACTAAATTCTACAACGATACTGGATGTAAAGTAAAACTAGATCTAAAAACTATGGATGGTATTGCGATCAATTGCAATAACGTGTTCACGATATTAAATGAAGGggatattgttaaaaatttggcATGCGAAATAATTGAGCTAGAAACTCCTTCTATTGTCGAGCGATATGGGGcgatttgtaaaaattacaatatag atatacGAGAATGCATATTAAAGTGTTTGAAATCATGTGAGAACACGTTTACTTTGCGATTAAAACAAGAAGatataagaaaagaagaatttatatctttattgaAAACTctagaatatcaaaagaatgttCAAATATTAGATTTATCCGGTGGTAACTTATATGAACTTGGAAAATCTTTAAATGATTGTATTTTAAGATTGTCAGCTTTGCAAGAATTGTGCCTTCAAGGATGTGATATAGATTTTAAGTGTCTAAGTAAATTAGAGAAACTACCTCCACAACTTAAGTTTCTTGATCTCAGCTATAATCCTCTTGGATCATCAAGTCAAGAAATCTTATTCAAACTTTTCACCCCTTTAACACAGCTTCGGACATTGAATTTGCGATATTGTCAATTATgtaattttcgttttcttttaaataacaatagtCTAgtaaatttagatatttcttGGAACTGTTTCAGTGAAGATGAAGTCTGTGGCACTTTACAAAGACAATTacttaatttgaatttatcgaATACTATTTGTTCTAGGGATTTTAATttggttaaaaatatttttaataaaacagatttttcatttgttaatTTAGAATGTTTAGAGCTTGCTTCATGCGAATTATCGGATATTGacattagaaatatattgtcACGTGTATCGAATCTTTCGAAATTGGTACTTAAAGGAAACAGAAAAGTGGGAGCACAATCgctaaatttattattgaaatacaCACCAACACTAAGACATATCGATGTTAGTGGATGTGAGAATATTACTGAATTTCCTGATTCCGaagtatttattgaaaaaccTGAGATTTGTACATTAATCGTGAGTATGTATCCAGAAGTGTGTGACTGTTGGGTTCGTTTATGGCGAGGGAAGGGTATAGTAAAGAAACTGCCGCATAATCTTACTATTTTTAAACcggtattttaa